The following are encoded together in the Petrotoga olearia DSM 13574 genome:
- a CDS encoding alpha/beta hydrolase: MTYGKVYESLSFYSQALKSQMKYSIYLPPKYDIETRKYPTVYLLHGHGGNEISWLRKGRVDQSLDLMINNNEIPPFVAVMPDAKNSWYVNSPTGVNYETALIEDLIQHIETQYKVYSERSSRFIAGLSMGGYGALRLAFKYPDLFLSVASLSGGITKEAPPEKEFDLDGNEVNVREDYYHDAFGWPFDPELWEKENIFNYIENVKQSELELPVYLSCGSEDYFYLYLGVSELHHELRLNGIASSLFIKPGDHNWFLWSEEIKEVLRFFTKNMLIIH, encoded by the coding sequence TTGACATATGGAAAAGTCTATGAATCTTTATCATTTTATAGCCAAGCACTTAAAAGTCAAATGAAATATTCTATTTATCTCCCACCCAAATACGACATTGAAACCAGGAAATATCCCACTGTTTATCTGTTACATGGACATGGGGGAAACGAAATAAGTTGGCTAAGAAAAGGTCGAGTAGACCAAAGTTTGGATCTAATGATAAATAACAATGAAATTCCTCCTTTCGTAGCCGTAATGCCAGATGCTAAGAACAGTTGGTACGTTAACTCTCCAACAGGTGTGAACTATGAAACCGCCTTGATAGAAGATCTTATTCAACATATAGAAACTCAGTACAAGGTTTATAGCGAGCGTTCATCAAGGTTCATAGCTGGTCTATCTATGGGAGGATACGGTGCCTTAAGGTTGGCATTTAAGTATCCTGATTTGTTTTTGTCTGTTGCAAGCTTAAGTGGTGGGATAACCAAAGAGGCACCTCCTGAAAAAGAGTTTGATTTAGATGGGAACGAAGTTAATGTCAGAGAAGATTACTATCATGATGCTTTTGGTTGGCCTTTTGACCCGGAGTTATGGGAAAAAGAAAATATTTTTAATTATATAGAAAACGTGAAACAAAGCGAGTTAGAACTCCCAGTTTATCTTTCTTGTGGAAGTGAGGATTATTTTTACCTATATTTAGGTGTTTCTGAACTGCACCATGAATTAAGATTGAATGGCATAGCTTCAAGTCTTTTTATAAAACCCGGAGACCATAATTGGTTTCTTTGGAGTGAAGAAATAAAAGAAGTATTAAGGTTCTTTACAAAAAACATGCTTATAATCCATTAA